The proteins below come from a single Tsuneonella deserti genomic window:
- a CDS encoding 23S rRNA (pseudouridine(1915)-N(3))-methyltransferase RlmH: MLLHILARGKIARSPEAELIARYEKRMTWPFRVTELPETGGRIPEAASPLRTVLLDERGRQLSSQELADTLTHWRDEGVREARFVIGAADGHGDADRASADLLLAMGAMTWPHLLARAMLAEQLYRATTIVAGHPYHRSG; encoded by the coding sequence ATGCTGTTGCACATTCTGGCGCGGGGAAAGATCGCTCGCTCTCCCGAAGCGGAGCTGATCGCGCGCTACGAAAAGCGCATGACGTGGCCCTTTCGCGTCACCGAACTGCCGGAAACCGGGGGAAGGATACCGGAAGCCGCATCGCCGCTGCGCACGGTGCTGCTCGACGAACGCGGGCGCCAGCTTTCCTCGCAAGAGCTGGCCGACACTCTCACTCACTGGCGCGACGAGGGCGTGCGCGAAGCACGCTTCGTCATCGGGGCGGCTGACGGCCACGGCGATGCCGATCGCGCCAGCGCCGACTTGCTGCTCGCGATGGGCGCGATGACATGGCCACACTTGCTGGCCCGGGCCATGCTGGCAGAGCAGCTCTACCGGGCGACCACCATCGTTGCTGGTCATCCCTATCATCGCAGCGGTTAA
- the rsfS gene encoding ribosome silencing factor: MNQAQPLPAEAGSTRARMPQGETPASRLHALVMAQLDDDQAQEIVSIPLAGKSSIADFMVIASGRSTRQVAAMAQKLAEKVKQAGFGNARIEGLPAADWVLIDAGDVVVHLFRPEVRSFYNLERMWGFGDDKEVAASGSA; the protein is encoded by the coding sequence ATGAATCAGGCGCAACCCTTGCCGGCCGAGGCTGGCTCTACCCGCGCGCGCATGCCGCAGGGTGAAACCCCCGCGAGCAGGCTCCACGCGCTGGTAATGGCGCAGCTGGATGACGACCAGGCGCAGGAAATCGTGTCCATCCCGTTGGCCGGCAAGTCGAGCATCGCGGACTTCATGGTCATCGCCTCGGGGCGCTCGACCCGCCAAGTAGCCGCGATGGCGCAAAAGCTTGCCGAGAAGGTCAAGCAGGCTGGCTTCGGCAACGCCCGTATCGAAGGGCTTCCCGCCGCCGACTGGGTGCTGATCGACGCTGGCGACGTGGTCGTCCACCTTTTCCGCCCGGAAGTGCGGAGTTTCTACAACCTGGAACGGATGTGGGGCTTCGGTGACGACAAGGAGGTTGCTGCCTCGGGCAGCGCCTGA
- a CDS encoding IS1595 family transposase — protein MLEGTVLYRSNLPPMAWFYAMLLMANSSIGMRTSFLRKQLGLGIKSTARLGLLIRLHMASCDRPNQLGGPGKIVYVDEALVPYVKRGRGALQQRTPLIVMGFACEDQVISGFIPNRTSTTFLAAINRFVRPGSVIITDGHASYKGLRSRGWQHVVVNHSVAFHDFRGNTLNPIETYWRVLKRTAFGYRQFDSENAWLYLAEVEFRYNRRRSGVALFESLIGRFEAIGREERLRLERCYDWRLCTPRGNRSAPFGHSNTWEYPGCH, from the coding sequence GTGCTCGAGGGCACCGTTCTCTACCGTTCGAATCTGCCTCCGATGGCATGGTTCTACGCGATGCTGTTAATGGCCAATAGCTCGATAGGCATGCGCACCAGCTTCCTGCGTAAGCAACTAGGTCTCGGTATAAAGAGCACAGCCCGGCTTGGCTTGCTCATCCGACTTCATATGGCAAGCTGCGACCGCCCCAACCAGCTCGGTGGGCCCGGCAAAATTGTGTATGTCGATGAAGCCCTCGTGCCCTACGTCAAGAGAGGTCGCGGGGCGTTGCAGCAGCGCACACCTTTGATTGTCATGGGTTTTGCTTGCGAAGACCAAGTCATCTCGGGTTTTATTCCCAACCGCACCAGCACAACCTTTCTGGCGGCGATCAACCGTTTTGTTAGGCCCGGCAGCGTTATCATCACCGACGGTCATGCCAGCTACAAGGGGCTGCGCTCTCGCGGCTGGCAGCACGTCGTGGTTAACCATTCAGTTGCCTTCCATGACTTCCGCGGCAACACGCTCAATCCGATAGAGACTTACTGGCGTGTGCTAAAGCGGACTGCCTTCGGCTACCGGCAGTTCGATAGCGAAAATGCTTGGCTATACCTCGCCGAGGTGGAGTTCCGCTATAATAGGCGGCGCAGCGGAGTTGCACTGTTCGAAAGCTTGATCGGCCGCTTTGAAGCAATCGGTCGGGAGGAGCGACTGCGACTCGAGCGTTGTTACGACTGGCGGCTGTGCACTCCACGCGGTAATCGCAGCGCGCCCTTTGGGCATTCGAACACCTGGGAATACCCCGGATGCCACTAA
- the wecB gene encoding non-hydrolyzing UDP-N-acetylglucosamine 2-epimerase, with protein sequence MNKRMKILTVFGTRPEAIKLFPLVHALEKDARFLSKVCVSGQHRGMLDQVLDLAGIEPDIDLDLMRTDQSLDQLTANLLTGVGSVLDRIRPNWVVVQGDTATAMGGALAAYYRKIPVAHVEAGLRSGEIYSPWPEEAYRKIIGSVAELHFAPTEVAAGALRRENIPAEKVHVTGNTVIDALHWVDAKSVSGSPGGSVLRDCEARFAGKKIIGVTTHRRENLGDGMDNIISAVAALAERPDVAIILPVHPNPNVRAKVRDRLGGLPNVALTDPLSYPDFVRLLRISTLMLTDSGGVQEEAPALGKPVLVMRDTTERPEGVLAGTAKLVGTDTQRIIAETQLLLDDNRAYAAMAMAHNPYGDGQAASRIVELLAGEGKPPRMPMA encoded by the coding sequence ATGAATAAACGAATGAAGATCCTCACTGTGTTCGGAACGCGGCCGGAAGCGATCAAGCTCTTTCCGTTGGTGCATGCACTGGAGAAGGATGCGCGTTTTCTCAGTAAAGTATGTGTCTCTGGCCAGCACCGCGGGATGCTCGATCAGGTCCTTGATTTAGCGGGAATTGAGCCCGACATCGACCTTGACTTGATGCGCACCGATCAGTCGCTCGACCAGCTTACCGCAAACTTACTGACCGGCGTCGGTTCGGTTCTCGATCGCATCAGACCCAACTGGGTGGTAGTCCAGGGCGATACCGCGACTGCGATGGGCGGCGCCCTGGCCGCATATTATCGGAAGATTCCGGTAGCGCATGTTGAAGCGGGCCTTCGCAGCGGCGAAATTTATAGCCCTTGGCCTGAGGAGGCGTACCGAAAGATCATCGGCAGCGTCGCTGAGCTGCACTTTGCGCCCACCGAGGTGGCTGCTGGTGCACTGCGCCGCGAAAATATCCCCGCCGAAAAGGTTCACGTCACCGGAAACACAGTGATAGACGCCCTGCACTGGGTCGATGCCAAGTCGGTAAGCGGTTCTCCCGGCGGTAGCGTGCTGCGCGACTGTGAGGCGCGTTTTGCAGGCAAGAAGATCATCGGGGTGACTACTCATAGACGAGAGAATTTAGGTGACGGGATGGACAACATCATCTCAGCTGTTGCTGCGCTGGCCGAGCGGCCAGATGTCGCGATTATCCTCCCTGTCCATCCTAACCCCAATGTGCGAGCCAAAGTGCGCGACAGGCTCGGCGGCTTGCCCAATGTAGCGCTGACCGACCCACTTTCTTATCCGGACTTTGTCCGACTGCTCCGCATTTCGACGCTGATGTTGACCGATAGCGGCGGAGTTCAGGAAGAGGCGCCCGCACTTGGCAAACCGGTCTTGGTTATGCGGGACACAACCGAGCGTCCCGAGGGGGTGTTAGCTGGGACGGCCAAGCTGGTGGGGACTGACACCCAGCGCATCATCGCCGAAACCCAGCTTCTCCTCGATGATAATCGGGCTTACGCAGCCATGGCCATGGCCCATAATCCTTATGGAGACGGACAAGCGGCCTCCCGTATTGTCGAGCTGCTCGCTGGCGAAGGTAAACCACCGCGGATGCCGATGGCCTGA
- the wecC gene encoding UDP-N-acetyl-D-mannosamine dehydrogenase yields MRGEGKPDVCVIGLGYIGLPTAAIIARVNCRVTGVDLSQSVVDTINRGEIHIEEVDLDGLVQGVVQRGLLTASTQVVPADVFVIAVPTPFEKDGNHTPDVSYVMAAAASLAAVLKKGDVVILESTCPVGTTQLVRDRLAALRPDLRMPGLSSETPDVSIAYCPERVLPGRILEELTHNDRSIGGITSRCARKAVEFYKLFVRGTCVTTDARSAEMTKLVENAYRDVNIAFANELSMIADRMGLDVWEVIRLANRHPRVNILQPGPGVGGHCIAVDPWFIVNGAPDEAKVIRTAREVNDTKMHHVLARASELVEANPHATVACLGLAFKANIDDFRESPARFVAASLARKFGERVRVVEPYAQELPGEFSGSGALLIDLDQALETCHVLIVLVDHDVFRVVPLEERANVVVYDTRGIWPDSPVGNLMPKLRVAS; encoded by the coding sequence ATGCGCGGCGAAGGCAAACCCGATGTATGCGTCATCGGCCTCGGTTATATTGGCCTGCCAACGGCGGCGATCATCGCCCGCGTTAATTGCCGGGTCACAGGCGTCGATCTTTCGCAATCGGTCGTCGACACTATCAACCGCGGTGAGATCCACATCGAGGAGGTCGATCTCGACGGCCTCGTGCAGGGAGTCGTCCAACGGGGCCTGCTCACGGCGTCGACCCAGGTCGTGCCCGCCGACGTTTTCGTCATCGCCGTGCCCACTCCCTTCGAGAAAGACGGGAACCACACGCCCGATGTCAGCTATGTGATGGCGGCGGCGGCCAGCCTCGCTGCCGTGCTCAAGAAGGGCGACGTCGTCATCCTGGAATCAACCTGCCCGGTCGGCACTACCCAACTGGTGCGCGACCGGCTCGCGGCACTTAGGCCCGACCTCAGGATGCCCGGCCTGTCCAGCGAGACCCCCGACGTGTCGATCGCCTACTGTCCAGAGCGGGTGCTGCCCGGACGCATTCTCGAGGAGCTCACTCACAACGACCGCTCGATCGGCGGGATCACCTCGCGCTGCGCGCGCAAGGCAGTTGAGTTCTACAAACTCTTCGTGCGTGGCACCTGCGTGACGACCGACGCCCGGTCCGCAGAGATGACCAAGCTGGTCGAGAACGCCTATCGCGACGTCAATATCGCATTCGCCAACGAACTGTCGATGATCGCGGACCGCATGGGCCTCGACGTGTGGGAGGTGATTCGCCTCGCCAACCGGCATCCGCGCGTCAACATCCTCCAGCCGGGTCCCGGTGTCGGCGGCCACTGCATCGCGGTGGACCCGTGGTTTATCGTCAACGGCGCGCCGGATGAGGCGAAAGTTATCCGCACGGCGCGCGAGGTGAACGATACGAAGATGCACCACGTGCTGGCGCGGGCGAGCGAACTCGTCGAGGCCAATCCGCACGCCACGGTCGCCTGCCTGGGCCTTGCCTTCAAGGCGAACATCGACGATTTCCGCGAAAGCCCGGCGCGCTTCGTCGCCGCGAGCCTGGCCCGCAAGTTTGGCGAGCGCGTGCGGGTGGTCGAACCCTATGCGCAAGAGCTTCCCGGCGAGTTCTCCGGTTCGGGTGCGTTGTTGATCGATCTCGACCAGGCGCTCGAGACCTGCCACGTGCTGATCGTGCTGGTCGATCACGACGTGTTTCGCGTCGTCCCATTGGAAGAACGAGCCAACGTGGTCGTCTATGACACGCGTGGAATTTGGCCGGATTCACCGGTTGGCAACCTCATGCCCAAGCTACGTGTTGCCAGTTAA